Proteins from a single region of Belliella baltica DSM 15883:
- a CDS encoding ComEA family DNA-binding protein, with protein MKKWICTYLFFIFWTSLVAQTYRKDEINIEKLIEELFAMQQDDVDFENMYEGLLQVFLNPIHLNKATQEELKSIYILNPYQINSFFEYKAAFGNFISIYELQAIPGFDLQTIYKLLPFVTLEDGSDYGNRSFWKRVVNERDAYFIFRQNRVWETRRGFTAPDTLSNGRVTSRYLGDPNNLYGRFRIQHSKDYSLGFTIDKDPGEQFIWDPDTKRYGFNFFSYHFTLYNQKKWKTITAGDFQAQFGQGLVYGAGFSVGKGAETITTIRRSSIGLRPYTGAMEFGFFRGLGLTYQQKNIDISLIASHAPRDGNVQVALDTLEQEEIFISSLQLSGLHRTPTETAYKDQVRESNFGGNIQFNSLNKQFQIGLNSLYTRFNQPFVRNPQIYNQFEFSGQENHIHSGYFSYNIQNYFLFGETAISKSGGMGSVLGVMSSLSRSVDLSLLWRKFDRNFHTFYGNSFSENTRPINEEGIYLGLNFRPNIKYNWSIYYDQFKFPWIKFRTYSPSKGYEWLTRFTYRPSKAVLLFFQFREESKARNISETENFQSTYQISQGKKWNYVANLDFKINEYWSLKSRVMGSRFEFNNQITKGFAISQDLNADFQKWRVSMRFVLFDTDDYDNRQYIYERNVLWAFSIPALQGQGLRYYTLAQYQINQKLTLWARFSRTIYTDREVIGSGLQSIQGNRQTETIFQLRYQFNR; from the coding sequence CAAGAAGAGTTAAAGTCAATCTATATTTTAAATCCTTATCAAATCAATTCGTTTTTTGAGTATAAAGCAGCTTTTGGCAATTTCATTTCCATCTATGAATTGCAGGCAATTCCAGGTTTTGACTTGCAAACAATCTATAAGCTACTTCCTTTTGTGACTTTAGAAGATGGCTCTGACTATGGCAATCGCTCTTTTTGGAAAAGAGTAGTCAATGAAAGGGACGCCTATTTCATTTTCAGGCAAAATAGAGTTTGGGAAACACGACGTGGATTTACAGCTCCAGACACTTTGAGTAATGGTCGCGTTACAAGTAGATATTTGGGCGATCCAAACAATCTTTATGGCAGATTTAGGATTCAGCATAGTAAGGATTACAGTTTGGGTTTTACGATTGACAAAGATCCTGGAGAGCAATTTATTTGGGATCCAGATACGAAAAGGTATGGGTTCAATTTTTTCTCCTATCACTTTACGCTTTACAATCAAAAAAAATGGAAGACCATCACTGCAGGAGATTTTCAAGCTCAATTTGGTCAAGGATTAGTCTATGGTGCAGGTTTTTCAGTAGGAAAAGGTGCTGAAACAATCACCACTATCCGTAGGAGCAGCATAGGACTTCGTCCCTATACAGGAGCGATGGAATTTGGTTTTTTTCGTGGATTGGGGTTAACTTATCAGCAAAAAAACATTGACATCAGCTTGATTGCTTCGCATGCTCCTAGAGATGGTAATGTGCAAGTTGCATTAGATACACTTGAACAAGAAGAAATCTTCATCTCTTCTTTGCAACTTTCGGGACTGCATAGAACACCAACAGAAACCGCCTACAAAGATCAAGTAAGAGAAAGTAATTTTGGAGGAAATATCCAATTCAACAGTCTAAACAAGCAATTTCAAATAGGCCTCAATTCTCTTTATACAAGATTCAATCAACCCTTTGTACGAAATCCTCAGATTTATAATCAGTTTGAATTCTCTGGCCAAGAAAACCATATTCATAGTGGATACTTTTCTTACAATATTCAGAATTACTTTCTCTTTGGAGAAACTGCCATATCTAAAAGTGGCGGCATGGGAAGTGTCTTGGGAGTGATGAGTAGTTTGAGTCGATCAGTAGATTTATCACTTCTCTGGAGAAAATTCGATAGAAATTTCCATACTTTTTATGGCAATTCATTTTCTGAAAATACACGCCCTATCAACGAAGAAGGAATATATCTTGGGTTAAACTTTCGACCAAATATTAAATACAATTGGTCAATATATTATGATCAATTCAAATTTCCTTGGATAAAATTCAGAACTTACTCACCTTCAAAAGGCTATGAGTGGTTGACTAGATTTACGTATCGTCCTTCCAAAGCTGTACTTTTATTTTTTCAATTTCGTGAAGAATCTAAAGCTAGAAACATAAGTGAGACAGAAAACTTCCAATCTACCTATCAAATTTCTCAAGGTAAAAAATGGAATTATGTGGCGAATCTAGATTTTAAAATAAATGAATATTGGAGTTTGAAATCTAGAGTGATGGGTAGTCGTTTTGAATTCAACAACCAAATCACCAAAGGATTTGCGATCAGTCAGGATTTAAATGCTGACTTTCAAAAATGGAGAGTTTCTATGCGATTTGTGCTATTCGATACGGATGATTATGATAACAGACAATACATTTACGAAAGAAATGTACTTTGGGCATTTTCTATTCCCGCACTTCAGGGACAAGGACTTAGATATTATACTTTGGCACAATATCAAATAAATCAAAAACTGACCTTGTGGGCGAGATTTTCCAGAACAATTTACACCGATCGGGAAGTCATTGGATCAGGTCTTCAATCTATTCAAGGAAATCGACAAACTGAAACTATTTTTCAATTGAGATATCAATTTAACCGATAA
- a CDS encoding zinc-dependent metalloprotease has protein sequence MKKIYLLTLMFLLSISSSFSQKLDVSKMEKKEGFINFYLDDEKGKIYLEIEKLNHEFLYVNSLPAGVGSNDIGLDRGQLGRTRVVEFRKAGNKLMLVHKNYDFRAFSDNPAEVKSVTDAFAESILWGFEISSNEDNKIIVDATSFYLQDAHQVAEKLGSARQGSYKVDNSRSAIHEPMTKNFPKNTEVEATITVTGTPSGSYIRSVTPSPEAVTVRQRHSFIELPDDQYQPREFDTRAGYFHISYLDFTAPIGEPMEKKFISRHRLEKKDPNAAISEAKEPIVYYLDRGTPEPVRSALIEGGNWWNQAFEAAGFKDAFRVELMPEGADPMDVRYNVIQWVHRSTRGWSYGSSVRDPRTGEILKGHVSLGSLRVRQDYLIVQGLLQPFEDGKPKDPKMLEMALARLRQLSAHEIGHTIGLAHAYASSPTSRASVMDYPYPYISMDKDGNLDFSKAYDDKIGDWDKWAIRYGYDVIPEGQNEKLYLNKLLEDTYAAGHTFISDSDSRNSSGSHPTAHLWDNGASAPEELIRMMEIRKAKLNSFGLNAIEENSPEALMEEVLAPLFLMHRYQVEATAKLVGGVDYTYKVKGDNQRKQSRLDAKSQKEALGALINVISPENLALPDHIINLIPPRPMGYGRNRETFPSRTGPNFDPIAPAENVVDLTFGFLFDATRANRIAQQNAFDTQLPSFNDILLEIKASIFDNKTKDSYQNQINLMVQNKMIDHLIKLSKDPRASSLVKSEARAMLKTISSEELLLSKKDKDLSESHRMYLAEKISAFLRLPEEISTPSSISVPDGAPIGSEDMSCDFDY, from the coding sequence ATGAAAAAAATATATTTACTGACTTTAATGTTCCTACTTTCTATTTCCAGTAGTTTTTCCCAAAAACTAGATGTCTCAAAAATGGAAAAGAAAGAAGGATTTATCAATTTCTATTTAGATGATGAAAAAGGAAAAATCTACTTAGAAATCGAAAAGCTCAATCATGAATTTCTTTATGTCAACTCCCTCCCAGCTGGAGTAGGGTCAAATGACATCGGCTTAGACAGAGGTCAATTAGGTAGAACGAGAGTTGTGGAATTCAGAAAAGCAGGAAACAAGCTAATGCTTGTACATAAAAACTATGATTTCAGAGCTTTTAGTGATAATCCAGCTGAAGTAAAATCCGTAACGGACGCATTTGCAGAATCAATTTTATGGGGCTTTGAAATAAGCTCAAATGAAGATAATAAAATCATTGTAGATGCAACAAGCTTTTATTTGCAAGACGCCCACCAAGTAGCTGAAAAATTAGGTTCAGCGAGACAAGGCTCTTATAAAGTGGACAACTCTAGAAGTGCAATCCATGAACCAATGACCAAGAATTTTCCTAAAAACACTGAGGTAGAAGCAACCATAACTGTTACAGGTACGCCTTCCGGAAGTTATATTCGCTCTGTCACTCCATCTCCTGAGGCAGTCACTGTAAGACAAAGACATTCTTTTATCGAGCTTCCTGATGATCAGTATCAGCCTAGAGAGTTTGACACGAGAGCTGGCTATTTTCATATTAGCTACCTAGACTTCACTGCTCCCATTGGTGAGCCAATGGAAAAGAAATTCATCTCTAGACATCGATTAGAAAAGAAAGATCCAAATGCCGCTATTTCAGAAGCCAAAGAACCAATTGTTTATTATTTAGATAGAGGAACACCAGAACCAGTTAGATCAGCTTTGATCGAAGGAGGAAATTGGTGGAATCAAGCATTTGAGGCGGCAGGCTTCAAAGATGCCTTTAGAGTCGAATTGATGCCAGAAGGTGCAGATCCGATGGATGTGAGGTACAATGTCATCCAATGGGTTCATCGCTCTACTAGAGGCTGGTCTTATGGGTCTTCTGTGAGAGACCCAAGAACAGGCGAAATCCTAAAGGGACATGTAAGTTTAGGTTCATTAAGAGTTCGACAAGATTATTTGATTGTACAAGGCTTATTACAGCCATTTGAAGACGGAAAACCAAAGGATCCAAAGATGTTAGAAATGGCTTTGGCTAGGTTAAGACAGCTTTCCGCACATGAAATTGGACATACTATAGGTTTGGCACATGCTTATGCATCTTCACCTACAAGTAGAGCCTCTGTGATGGATTATCCTTATCCTTACATCAGCATGGATAAAGATGGTAATTTAGATTTCTCCAAAGCCTATGATGATAAAATCGGCGATTGGGACAAATGGGCTATACGTTATGGATATGATGTGATTCCTGAAGGACAAAATGAAAAATTATACTTAAATAAGTTATTAGAAGATACTTATGCCGCTGGTCATACTTTTATTTCTGATTCAGATTCAAGAAATTCCAGCGGAAGTCATCCAACTGCACATTTATGGGACAATGGAGCTTCTGCCCCGGAGGAACTTATTAGAATGATGGAAATCAGAAAAGCCAAACTCAATTCTTTTGGTTTGAATGCAATAGAAGAAAATTCTCCTGAGGCATTGATGGAAGAAGTTTTAGCTCCTTTGTTTCTAATGCATCGGTATCAAGTAGAAGCTACTGCCAAGTTAGTCGGTGGCGTAGATTATACTTATAAAGTCAAAGGTGACAATCAACGCAAACAAAGTAGATTGGATGCAAAATCACAAAAGGAGGCTCTTGGTGCACTGATCAATGTAATCAGTCCAGAAAACCTTGCATTACCAGACCACATCATCAATTTGATTCCACCAAGACCAATGGGATACGGAAGAAATCGGGAAACCTTCCCTTCTAGAACAGGTCCAAATTTCGATCCTATTGCTCCAGCTGAAAATGTGGTTGACTTGACATTTGGGTTTCTTTTTGATGCTACAAGAGCTAATCGAATTGCTCAGCAAAATGCATTTGATACTCAACTTCCTTCATTCAATGATATTTTATTAGAAATCAAAGCATCAATATTTGATAATAAAACAAAAGATAGCTATCAAAATCAAATTAATTTGATGGTTCAAAACAAAATGATAGATCATTTGATCAAACTTTCAAAAGACCCTCGAGCAAGCTCCTTAGTGAAAAGTGAGGCAAGAGCTATGCTGAAAACTATTAGCAGTGAAGAGCTTCTGTTATCTAAAAAAGATAAGGATCTTTCGGAAAGTCACAGAATGTATTTAGCTGAAAAAATCTCTGCATTTTTAAGGCTTCCCGAAGAAATAAGCACACCTAGCTCAATCAGCGTTCCAGATGGTGCGCCTATTGGATCTGAAGATATGAGTTGTGATTTTGATTATTAA
- a CDS encoding DUF1566 domain-containing protein: MNKVLQLIFIFISISLVSCEKEPVLELGMEYQGGRIFYLDKTGKHGLIAAPKDISVLVRWGCANRVIPGTNFTFVGAGLRNTERIVEFCDNEATAASFCANLKVNGYEDWFLPSKDELLLMYENRDFIGNMRNGVWEPYWSSSQFEPQGLAIVHNFGTGQTTYESKTLGYWVRAIRSF; this comes from the coding sequence ATGAACAAAGTTTTACAATTAATCTTCATTTTTATCTCAATCTCGCTCGTATCGTGTGAAAAAGAGCCTGTATTAGAATTAGGGATGGAATATCAAGGTGGGAGAATTTTCTATTTAGATAAAACGGGAAAACATGGGCTCATCGCTGCACCTAAAGACATCTCGGTTTTAGTAAGATGGGGCTGTGCAAATAGAGTTATACCTGGTACCAACTTTACTTTTGTAGGTGCTGGTTTAAGAAATACAGAGAGAATTGTCGAGTTTTGTGACAATGAAGCTACAGCAGCAAGTTTTTGTGCTAATCTAAAAGTCAATGGATATGAAGATTGGTTTCTACCTTCTAAGGATGAACTTCTATTGATGTATGAAAATAGAGATTTTATTGGGAATATGAGAAATGGTGTTTGGGAGCCATATTGGTCTTCATCTCAATTCGAGCCTCAGGGCTTAGCTATTGTTCACAACTTTGGAACTGGGCAAACTACATACGAAAGCAAGACTCTGGGGTATTGGGTAAGAGCGATCAGAAGTTTTTAA
- a CDS encoding MBL fold metallo-hydrolase, giving the protein MFFELVYDKSLAQASYVIGCQAGGVAAVIDPKRDVDTYLQIAKANNMKITHIFETHIHADFLSGARELAALTGAEMYLSDEGDENWKYEFPHNKIKGGDVVKLGNLNFEVIHTPGHTPESVSFLLTDKPASSKPVMLFTGDFVFVGDVGRPDLLEQAAGLKGTQDIGAAQMYDSLNEFAKLGDFIQVWPGHGAGSACGKALGAVPSTTVGYEKIRNWALQLLNDKVAFSKELLADQPEPPKYFAMMKKLNKVDRKLVTEVPQINNLSKADFDQVIASGAKVIDTRPWQDYAKGFLKGTLSITNNNSFSTWMGWYINYDESFYLIAEEAQIEDLTRKLMRIGLDNLAGYITPAQLEAFESGNLASFEPIDKAAVEAARAKGGTQIVDVRGAAEFKKGHIEGAENHFVGKLDKNLDKISKNKPVIIHCQSGARAAIAYSVLTANGFDNIQNYAGGWADYIG; this is encoded by the coding sequence ATGTTTTTCGAATTAGTTTATGACAAAAGTTTGGCGCAAGCCAGTTATGTAATCGGTTGTCAAGCAGGTGGTGTAGCAGCTGTGATCGACCCTAAAAGAGATGTGGACACCTATTTACAAATCGCAAAAGCTAACAACATGAAGATTACCCATATCTTCGAAACTCACATCCATGCAGATTTCTTGAGTGGTGCCAGAGAATTGGCAGCATTGACAGGCGCAGAAATGTACCTTTCAGATGAAGGGGATGAAAACTGGAAATATGAATTTCCTCACAATAAGATCAAAGGCGGTGATGTCGTGAAGTTGGGTAACCTCAATTTTGAAGTAATCCACACCCCAGGTCATACACCTGAAAGTGTAAGTTTCCTATTGACTGACAAGCCTGCTTCAAGTAAGCCAGTAATGTTATTTACAGGAGATTTTGTGTTCGTAGGTGATGTTGGTAGACCAGATTTATTAGAGCAAGCTGCTGGTCTTAAAGGCACACAAGATATCGGAGCTGCACAGATGTATGACTCCTTAAATGAATTTGCTAAGTTGGGTGACTTCATCCAAGTTTGGCCGGGACACGGTGCAGGTTCTGCTTGTGGCAAAGCCCTAGGAGCTGTACCAAGTACCACAGTAGGATACGAAAAAATCAGAAACTGGGCCTTACAGCTTTTAAATGATAAAGTTGCATTTAGTAAAGAACTATTGGCAGATCAACCTGAGCCGCCAAAGTATTTTGCGATGATGAAAAAGCTTAACAAGGTTGATAGAAAACTTGTGACTGAAGTGCCTCAGATAAATAATTTGAGCAAAGCAGATTTTGATCAAGTCATAGCTTCAGGCGCTAAAGTAATCGATACCAGACCTTGGCAAGACTACGCTAAAGGATTCCTAAAAGGAACACTCAGCATTACCAATAATAACTCTTTCTCCACATGGATGGGTTGGTACATCAACTATGACGAGAGCTTCTACCTGATAGCAGAAGAAGCTCAGATCGAAGACCTTACGCGCAAGTTGATGAGGATTGGCTTGGACAATCTAGCTGGCTATATCACCCCTGCTCAGCTGGAAGCTTTTGAATCGGGGAACCTTGCTTCTTTTGAACCCATCGACAAAGCAGCAGTAGAAGCTGCGAGAGCCAAAGGTGGCACCCAAATCGTGGACGTAAGAGGAGCAGCTGAATTCAAAAAAGGGCATATCGAAGGTGCCGAAAATCACTTCGTAGGTAAGCTTGACAAAAACTTAG